One genomic window of Scylla paramamosain isolate STU-SP2022 chromosome 20, ASM3559412v1, whole genome shotgun sequence includes the following:
- the LOC135110223 gene encoding nucleolar protein dao-5-like isoform X2, which produces MADAEQLAKALVVGFLNKEDLKLGEKAEKKLGAKLPKLPNDAPSVVEIVQHYLKTSPNKRRLSLDPPPAKKARKESSSEEESSEDEAPAKPATPMVNGKLKKDTPATPVSAKKPAVKAQPKGDASSDSSSSEEEEPPKKVVVKPAVAAKKAESSSSEESSSEEEEPTKPVAKKPPAPPQAKPVSSKAAESSSEESTSEEDDPPKKVADPVKKIVPAPKVAAKAQESSSEEESSSEDEAAKPAVKAVTPVQKPAAKPEESSSEESSSEEDKPAKPTVKATTPVQKPKVPLAKPEESSSEEESSSEDGEPAKPAVKAVTPVQKPKGPLAKQKESSSEEESSSEEEEPAKPAVKTTAPVKKPKAPIAKPEESSSEESSSEEEEPAKPAVKTTAPVQKPKAPIAKPEESSSEESSSEEEESAKPAVKTTAPVQKPKAPIAKPEESSSEESSSEEEEPAKPAVKKPVPTQKPASKEESDDSDDEMSSEEEKPATKPAAAQTKQVKPAAKAEESSSEESSSEEEDKAPAKAAPKVAPAAAKKKESSSEEESSSEEEEAPAKPAQKPPQKKLAPAQESSSDDDSSEEETAAHSAPKPKAPAAKKESSSEEESSEDSSAESPAKKVKTLNSSFTPASNGSVGKDEENEEDDNDDESSRPFRAGLGYRGRDENRGGRGGFRGRGGDGGFRGRGGDGGFRGRGGDGGFRGRGGDGGFRGRGGDGGFRGRGGDGGFRGRGGDGGFRSRGGDGGFRGRGGGFRDKGLEGGFRDRGDEGGFRDRGGDRGFKGRGGFKGGFNRDSENGDHKFGGDRGGFRKDEGSPRGRGGFRGGGNGGFRNGRDDGGDREFRGGFRGRGGGGGGFRGGRGGFGSRGGFGSPGLGMDQGTGQNKRKTFDD; this is translated from the exons AAGTTACCAAAATTGCCAAATGATGCGCCGTCAGTCGTGGAAATTGTTCAACATTACCTTAA AACCTCACCCAACAAGCGGCGGCTGAGCTTGGACCCGCCCCCAGCCAAGAAGGCACGCAAGGAGTCAAGCTCAGAGGAGGAAAGTTCAG AGGATGAAGCTCCGGCCAAACCAGCAACTCCCATGGTGAATGGCAAACTGAAGAAAGACACTCCTGCAACTCCTGTCTCGGCCAAGAAGCCAGCAGTGAAAGCccag CCCAAAGGAGATGCCAGCAGTGATAGCAGCAGCTCCGAGGAGGAAGAACCACCCAAGAAGGTGGTTGTCAAACCAGCTG TGGCTGCAAAGAAGGCTGAATCATCAAGTTCAGAGGAGAGCAgttcagaagaggaagaaccaaCTAAGCCTGTAGCAAAGAAGCCTCCAGCACCTCCACAAGCTAAGCCAGTTAGCTCCAAGGCTGCTGAATCAAGCTCGGAAGAATCTACTTCGGAAGAGGATGATCCACCAAAGAAGGTTGCTGACCCAGTCAAGAAAATAGTACCTGCACCAAAAGTTGCTGCCAAAGCTCAAGAGTCAAGTTCAGAGGAGGAATCAAGTTCAGAAGATGAGGCTGCAAAGCCAGCTGTTAAAGCAGTTACTCCAGTGCAGAAACCTGCAGCTAAGCCTGAAGAATCCAGTTCAGAGGAGTCAAGTTCAGAAGAAGACAAGCCTGCAAAGCCAACTGTGAAAGCGACTACTCCTGTACAGAAACCTAAAGTGCCACTCGCCAAACCTGAGGAATCCAGTTCAGAGGAGGAATCAAGCTCAGAAGATGGTGAACCTGCAAAGCCAGCCGTGAAAGCTGTTACTCCTGTACAGAAACCTAAAGGTCCCTTGGCCAAGCAAAAGGAATCAAGTTCAGAGGAGGAATCTAgctcagaggaggaagagcctgCAAAGCCAGCTGTAAAAACAACTGCTCCTGTAAAGAAGCCAAAAGCACCCATTGCTAAGCCTGAGGAATCCAGTTCAGAGGAATCAAGCTCTGAGGAAGAGGAGCCTGCAAAGCCAGCTGTAAAAACGACTGCTCCTGTACAGAAGCCAAAAGCGCCCATTGCTAAGCCTGAGGAATCCAGTTCAGAGGAATCAAGctctgaggaagaggagtctGCAAAGCCAGCTGTAAAAACGACTGCTCCTGTACAGAAGCCAAAAGCGCCCATTGCTAAGCCTGAGGAATCCAGTTCAGAGGAATCAAGCTCTGAGGAAGAGGAGCCTGCAAAGCCAGCTGTGAAAAAACCTGTTCCTACACAGAAGCCTGCTAGTAAAGAAGAGTCTGATGATTCTGATGATGAAATGAGTtcagaagaagaaaagccaGCCACCAAGCCAGCTGCTGCACAGACAAAACAAGTCAAACCTGCTGCCAAAGCTGAGGAATCCAGTTCAGAAGAATCAAGTtctgaagaggaagataaggcaCCTGCCAAAGCAGCCCCCAAAGTGGCTCCAGCTGCtgctaaaaagaaagaatcaagCTCAGAAGAAGAGAGTAGttctgaggaggaagaggcccCAGCTAAGCCAGCACAGAAGCCCCCACAGAAGAAATTAGCACCTGCTCAGGAATCCAGCTCTGATGATGATTCCAGCGAAGAAGAAACTGCTGCCCATTCCGCACCAAAGCCCAAGGCACCTGCAGCTAAGAAAGAGAGCAGTTCAGAAGAGGAATCCAGTGAGGATAGTTCAGCCGAATCACCAGCAAAGAAAGTGAAAACTCTAAACTCATCCTTCACTCCAGCCTCCAATGGTTCTGTAGGCaag gatgaagaaaacgaggaggatgacaatgatgacgaaAGCAGTAGACCTTTCCGAGCCGGCCTGGGCTACAGGGGGAGAGATGAGAAcagggggggaagaggaggcttTAGGGGTCGTGGGGGAGATGGGGGCTTTAGGGGTCGTGGGGGAGATGGGGGCTTCAGGGGTCGTGGGGGAGATGGGGGCTTCAGGGGTCGTGGGGGAGATGGGGGCTTCAGGGGTCGTGGGGGAGATGGGGGCTTCAGGGGTCGTGGGGGAGATGGGGGCTTCAGGGGTCGTGGGGGAGATGGGGGCTTCAGGAGTCGTGGGGGAGATGGGGGCTTTAGGGGTAGAGGTGGAGGTTTCAGGGATAAGGGTTTGGAAGGTGGGTTTAGGGATAGAGGTGACGAAGGTGGTTTTAGGGATAGGGGTGGGGATAGAGGTTTTAAGGGTCGAGGAGGGTTCAAGGGAGGCTTCAATAGAGACAGTGAGAATGGAGATCACAAGTTTGGTGGGGACAGGGGAGGTTTCAGGAAAGACGAGGGCTCCCCAAGAGGCCGGGGAGGTTTtagaggtggtggtaatggtggattTAGAAATGGCAGGGATGATGGAGGTGACCGAGAGTTCCGAGGAGGGTTCAGGggcagagggggaggtgggggtggcttCAGGGGTGGGAGAGGTGGCTTTGGCAGCAGGGGAGGGTTTGGTAGCCCAGGCTTAGGCATGGATCAAGGCACTGgccagaacaagaggaaaacttTTGATGACTGA
- the LOC135110223 gene encoding uncharacterized protein LOC135110223 isoform X1, with amino-acid sequence MADAEQLAKALVVGFLNKEDLKLGEKAEKKLGAKLPKLPNDAPSVVEIVQHYLKTSPNKRRLSLDPPPAKKARKESSSEEESSEDEAPAKPATPMVNGKLKKDTPATPVSAKKPAVKAQPKGDASSDSSSSEEEEPPKKVVVKPAVAAKKAESSSSEESSSEEEEPTKPVAKKPPAPPQAKPVSSKAAESSSEESTSEEDDPPKKVADPVKKIVPAPKVAAKAQESSSEEESSSEDEAAKPAVKAVTPVQKPAAKPEESSSEESSSEEDKPAKPTVKATTPVQKPKVPLAKPEESSSEEESSSEDGEPAKPAVKAVTPVQKPKGPLAKQKESSSEEESSSEEEEPAKPAVKTTAPVKKPKAPIAKPEESSSEESSSEEEEPAKPAVKTTAPVQKPKAPIAKPEESSSEESSSEEEESAKPAVKTTAPVQKPKAPIAKPEESSSEESSSEEEEPAKPAVKKPVPTQKPASKEESDDSDDEMSSEEEKPATKPAAAQTKQVKPAAKAEESSSEESSSEEEDKAPAKAAPKVAPAAAKKKESSSEEESSSEEEEAPAKPAQKPPQKKLAPAQESSSDDDSSEEETAAHSAPKPKAPAAKKESSSEEESSEDSSAESPAKKVKTLNSSFTPASNGSVGKSQNNSFVNKSWNSANSSFNTSFDNKDEENEEDDNDDESSRPFRAGLGYRGRDENRGGRGGFRGRGGDGGFRGRGGDGGFRGRGGDGGFRGRGGDGGFRGRGGDGGFRGRGGDGGFRGRGGDGGFRSRGGDGGFRGRGGGFRDKGLEGGFRDRGDEGGFRDRGGDRGFKGRGGFKGGFNRDSENGDHKFGGDRGGFRKDEGSPRGRGGFRGGGNGGFRNGRDDGGDREFRGGFRGRGGGGGGFRGGRGGFGSRGGFGSPGLGMDQGTGQNKRKTFDD; translated from the exons AAGTTACCAAAATTGCCAAATGATGCGCCGTCAGTCGTGGAAATTGTTCAACATTACCTTAA AACCTCACCCAACAAGCGGCGGCTGAGCTTGGACCCGCCCCCAGCCAAGAAGGCACGCAAGGAGTCAAGCTCAGAGGAGGAAAGTTCAG AGGATGAAGCTCCGGCCAAACCAGCAACTCCCATGGTGAATGGCAAACTGAAGAAAGACACTCCTGCAACTCCTGTCTCGGCCAAGAAGCCAGCAGTGAAAGCccag CCCAAAGGAGATGCCAGCAGTGATAGCAGCAGCTCCGAGGAGGAAGAACCACCCAAGAAGGTGGTTGTCAAACCAGCTG TGGCTGCAAAGAAGGCTGAATCATCAAGTTCAGAGGAGAGCAgttcagaagaggaagaaccaaCTAAGCCTGTAGCAAAGAAGCCTCCAGCACCTCCACAAGCTAAGCCAGTTAGCTCCAAGGCTGCTGAATCAAGCTCGGAAGAATCTACTTCGGAAGAGGATGATCCACCAAAGAAGGTTGCTGACCCAGTCAAGAAAATAGTACCTGCACCAAAAGTTGCTGCCAAAGCTCAAGAGTCAAGTTCAGAGGAGGAATCAAGTTCAGAAGATGAGGCTGCAAAGCCAGCTGTTAAAGCAGTTACTCCAGTGCAGAAACCTGCAGCTAAGCCTGAAGAATCCAGTTCAGAGGAGTCAAGTTCAGAAGAAGACAAGCCTGCAAAGCCAACTGTGAAAGCGACTACTCCTGTACAGAAACCTAAAGTGCCACTCGCCAAACCTGAGGAATCCAGTTCAGAGGAGGAATCAAGCTCAGAAGATGGTGAACCTGCAAAGCCAGCCGTGAAAGCTGTTACTCCTGTACAGAAACCTAAAGGTCCCTTGGCCAAGCAAAAGGAATCAAGTTCAGAGGAGGAATCTAgctcagaggaggaagagcctgCAAAGCCAGCTGTAAAAACAACTGCTCCTGTAAAGAAGCCAAAAGCACCCATTGCTAAGCCTGAGGAATCCAGTTCAGAGGAATCAAGCTCTGAGGAAGAGGAGCCTGCAAAGCCAGCTGTAAAAACGACTGCTCCTGTACAGAAGCCAAAAGCGCCCATTGCTAAGCCTGAGGAATCCAGTTCAGAGGAATCAAGctctgaggaagaggagtctGCAAAGCCAGCTGTAAAAACGACTGCTCCTGTACAGAAGCCAAAAGCGCCCATTGCTAAGCCTGAGGAATCCAGTTCAGAGGAATCAAGCTCTGAGGAAGAGGAGCCTGCAAAGCCAGCTGTGAAAAAACCTGTTCCTACACAGAAGCCTGCTAGTAAAGAAGAGTCTGATGATTCTGATGATGAAATGAGTtcagaagaagaaaagccaGCCACCAAGCCAGCTGCTGCACAGACAAAACAAGTCAAACCTGCTGCCAAAGCTGAGGAATCCAGTTCAGAAGAATCAAGTtctgaagaggaagataaggcaCCTGCCAAAGCAGCCCCCAAAGTGGCTCCAGCTGCtgctaaaaagaaagaatcaagCTCAGAAGAAGAGAGTAGttctgaggaggaagaggcccCAGCTAAGCCAGCACAGAAGCCCCCACAGAAGAAATTAGCACCTGCTCAGGAATCCAGCTCTGATGATGATTCCAGCGAAGAAGAAACTGCTGCCCATTCCGCACCAAAGCCCAAGGCACCTGCAGCTAAGAAAGAGAGCAGTTCAGAAGAGGAATCCAGTGAGGATAGTTCAGCCGAATCACCAGCAAAGAAAGTGAAAACTCTAAACTCATCCTTCACTCCAGCCTCCAATGGTTCTGTAGGCaag AGTCAGAACAATAGTTTTGTGAATAAGAGCTGGAATTCCGCTAATTCCTCATTCAATACCTCCTTCGACAATAAA gatgaagaaaacgaggaggatgacaatgatgacgaaAGCAGTAGACCTTTCCGAGCCGGCCTGGGCTACAGGGGGAGAGATGAGAAcagggggggaagaggaggcttTAGGGGTCGTGGGGGAGATGGGGGCTTTAGGGGTCGTGGGGGAGATGGGGGCTTCAGGGGTCGTGGGGGAGATGGGGGCTTCAGGGGTCGTGGGGGAGATGGGGGCTTCAGGGGTCGTGGGGGAGATGGGGGCTTCAGGGGTCGTGGGGGAGATGGGGGCTTCAGGGGTCGTGGGGGAGATGGGGGCTTCAGGAGTCGTGGGGGAGATGGGGGCTTTAGGGGTAGAGGTGGAGGTTTCAGGGATAAGGGTTTGGAAGGTGGGTTTAGGGATAGAGGTGACGAAGGTGGTTTTAGGGATAGGGGTGGGGATAGAGGTTTTAAGGGTCGAGGAGGGTTCAAGGGAGGCTTCAATAGAGACAGTGAGAATGGAGATCACAAGTTTGGTGGGGACAGGGGAGGTTTCAGGAAAGACGAGGGCTCCCCAAGAGGCCGGGGAGGTTTtagaggtggtggtaatggtggattTAGAAATGGCAGGGATGATGGAGGTGACCGAGAGTTCCGAGGAGGGTTCAGGggcagagggggaggtgggggtggcttCAGGGGTGGGAGAGGTGGCTTTGGCAGCAGGGGAGGGTTTGGTAGCCCAGGCTTAGGCATGGATCAAGGCACTGgccagaacaagaggaaaacttTTGATGACTGA
- the LOC135110223 gene encoding nucleolar protein dao-5-like isoform X3: MADAEQLAKALVVGFLNKEDLKLGEKAEKKLGAKLPKLPNDAPSVVEIVQHYLKTSPNKRRLSLDPPPAKKARKESSSEEESSEDEAPAKPATPMVNGKLKKDTPATPVSAKKPAVKAQPKGDASSDSSSSEEEEPPKKVVVKPAVAAKKAESSSSEESSSEEEEPTKPVAKKPPAPPQAKPVSSKAAESSSEESTSEEDDPPKKVADPVKKIVPAPKVAAKAQESSSEEESSSEDEAAKPAVKAVTPVQKPAAKPEESSSEESSSEEDKPAKPTVKATTPVQKPKVPLAKPEESSSEEESSSEDGEPAKPAVKAVTPVQKPKGPLAKQKESSSEEESSSEEEEPAKPAVKTTAPVKKPKAPIAKPEESSSEESSSEEEEPAKPAVKTTAPVQKPKAPIAKPEESSSEESSSEEEESAKPAVKTTAPVQKPKAPIAKPEESSSEESSSEEEEPAKPAVKKPVPTQKPASKEESDDSDDEMSSEEEKPATKPAAAQTKQVKPAAKAEESSSEESSSEEEDKAPAKAAPKVAPAAAKKKESSSEEESSSEEEEAPAKPAQKPPQKKLAPAQESSSDDDSSEEETAAHSAPKPKAPAAKKESSSEEESSEDSSAESPAKKVKTLNSSFTPASNGSVGKSQNNSFVNKSWNSANSSFNTSFDNKKTPFRRVRAEEMEAFPKFNNSFEAKRGSFGSWGERAYNDLRMTRGRNFRHEKNKKKKGSYRGGALDTAVNSIKFDSD, encoded by the exons AAGTTACCAAAATTGCCAAATGATGCGCCGTCAGTCGTGGAAATTGTTCAACATTACCTTAA AACCTCACCCAACAAGCGGCGGCTGAGCTTGGACCCGCCCCCAGCCAAGAAGGCACGCAAGGAGTCAAGCTCAGAGGAGGAAAGTTCAG AGGATGAAGCTCCGGCCAAACCAGCAACTCCCATGGTGAATGGCAAACTGAAGAAAGACACTCCTGCAACTCCTGTCTCGGCCAAGAAGCCAGCAGTGAAAGCccag CCCAAAGGAGATGCCAGCAGTGATAGCAGCAGCTCCGAGGAGGAAGAACCACCCAAGAAGGTGGTTGTCAAACCAGCTG TGGCTGCAAAGAAGGCTGAATCATCAAGTTCAGAGGAGAGCAgttcagaagaggaagaaccaaCTAAGCCTGTAGCAAAGAAGCCTCCAGCACCTCCACAAGCTAAGCCAGTTAGCTCCAAGGCTGCTGAATCAAGCTCGGAAGAATCTACTTCGGAAGAGGATGATCCACCAAAGAAGGTTGCTGACCCAGTCAAGAAAATAGTACCTGCACCAAAAGTTGCTGCCAAAGCTCAAGAGTCAAGTTCAGAGGAGGAATCAAGTTCAGAAGATGAGGCTGCAAAGCCAGCTGTTAAAGCAGTTACTCCAGTGCAGAAACCTGCAGCTAAGCCTGAAGAATCCAGTTCAGAGGAGTCAAGTTCAGAAGAAGACAAGCCTGCAAAGCCAACTGTGAAAGCGACTACTCCTGTACAGAAACCTAAAGTGCCACTCGCCAAACCTGAGGAATCCAGTTCAGAGGAGGAATCAAGCTCAGAAGATGGTGAACCTGCAAAGCCAGCCGTGAAAGCTGTTACTCCTGTACAGAAACCTAAAGGTCCCTTGGCCAAGCAAAAGGAATCAAGTTCAGAGGAGGAATCTAgctcagaggaggaagagcctgCAAAGCCAGCTGTAAAAACAACTGCTCCTGTAAAGAAGCCAAAAGCACCCATTGCTAAGCCTGAGGAATCCAGTTCAGAGGAATCAAGCTCTGAGGAAGAGGAGCCTGCAAAGCCAGCTGTAAAAACGACTGCTCCTGTACAGAAGCCAAAAGCGCCCATTGCTAAGCCTGAGGAATCCAGTTCAGAGGAATCAAGctctgaggaagaggagtctGCAAAGCCAGCTGTAAAAACGACTGCTCCTGTACAGAAGCCAAAAGCGCCCATTGCTAAGCCTGAGGAATCCAGTTCAGAGGAATCAAGCTCTGAGGAAGAGGAGCCTGCAAAGCCAGCTGTGAAAAAACCTGTTCCTACACAGAAGCCTGCTAGTAAAGAAGAGTCTGATGATTCTGATGATGAAATGAGTtcagaagaagaaaagccaGCCACCAAGCCAGCTGCTGCACAGACAAAACAAGTCAAACCTGCTGCCAAAGCTGAGGAATCCAGTTCAGAAGAATCAAGTtctgaagaggaagataaggcaCCTGCCAAAGCAGCCCCCAAAGTGGCTCCAGCTGCtgctaaaaagaaagaatcaagCTCAGAAGAAGAGAGTAGttctgaggaggaagaggcccCAGCTAAGCCAGCACAGAAGCCCCCACAGAAGAAATTAGCACCTGCTCAGGAATCCAGCTCTGATGATGATTCCAGCGAAGAAGAAACTGCTGCCCATTCCGCACCAAAGCCCAAGGCACCTGCAGCTAAGAAAGAGAGCAGTTCAGAAGAGGAATCCAGTGAGGATAGTTCAGCCGAATCACCAGCAAAGAAAGTGAAAACTCTAAACTCATCCTTCACTCCAGCCTCCAATGGTTCTGTAGGCaag AGTCAGAACAATAGTTTTGTGAATAAGAGCTGGAATTCCGCTAATTCCTCATTCAATACCTCCTTCGACAATAAA AAGACACCGTTTAGGAGAGTCCGTGCAGAAGAAATGGAAGCCTTCCCCAAGTTTAACAATTCATTCGAGGCCAAG CGAGGATCATTTGGATCGTGGGGTGAACGGGCCTATAATGACCTGAGGATGACGCGTGGCAGGAATTTCcgccatgaaaaaaataaaaagaagaaaggctcCTACCGTGGAGGAGCTCTAGATACAGCAGTCAATTCTATAAAGTTTGACTCGGATTAG